One Owenweeksia hongkongensis DSM 17368 genomic region harbors:
- a CDS encoding SanA/YdcF family protein, with amino-acid sequence MKMKKWLLVFLMLFLLGGVALIGSYFAVERYSSPLVFDDLEKLPNTKVAVLLGTSSNLVNGGKNQYFENRMNAAAELYKSGKVEYLLVSGDNRQRNYNEPVAMQAALIKRSVPQDKIVLDYAGFRTLDSMVRAKAVFGQSKFIVISQRFHNERAVYIANHCGIDAVGFNAADVEISAGLKTQLREVLARFKMMLDLYLLKTEPHFLGDKIVIGE; translated from the coding sequence ATGAAAATGAAAAAGTGGCTACTCGTATTTCTGATGCTGTTCCTATTAGGAGGGGTGGCTTTGATTGGTTCCTATTTTGCCGTAGAGCGCTATTCTTCTCCATTAGTTTTTGATGATTTGGAAAAGCTCCCCAATACCAAAGTTGCGGTGCTTTTGGGTACTAGTAGTAATTTGGTGAATGGTGGGAAAAATCAATATTTCGAAAATAGGATGAATGCTGCTGCTGAGCTTTATAAATCAGGTAAAGTAGAATACTTGTTGGTAAGTGGTGATAATAGGCAACGTAACTATAACGAGCCAGTGGCTATGCAGGCCGCCCTCATTAAGCGTAGTGTTCCTCAAGACAAGATTGTTTTAGATTATGCTGGTTTCCGTACCCTTGACTCAATGGTTCGTGCCAAAGCTGTTTTTGGTCAATCTAAATTTATAGTTATCTCACAGCGATTTCACAATGAAAGGGCAGTTTATATTGCTAACCATTGTGGAATTGATGCGGTAGGCTTTAATGCGGCTGATGTAGAAATATCGGCTGGTTTAAAAACACAACTGCGGGAAGTGCTGGCACGTTTCAAAATGATGTTGGATTTATACCTCCTAAAAACCGAACCTCATTTTTTGGGAGATAAAATTGTGATTGGCGAATAG
- a CDS encoding Kazal-type serine protease inhibitor domain protein, producing MKKLLIVLPILVFLGCKKKSDDNAACIDQSAINPNINCYALYDPVCGCDGVTYSNDCVAGSNGVIHFIKGTCN from the coding sequence ATGAAAAAGCTGCTTATAGTCCTGCCCATTTTAGTTTTCTTAGGTTGTAAAAAGAAATCTGATGACAATGCCGCTTGTATAGATCAATCTGCGATAAACCCCAATATTAATTGCTATGCACTATATGATCCCGTTTGCGGATGCGATGGAGTAACCTATAGCAATGATTGCGTGGCTGGGTCTAATGGTGTAATTCATTTTATCAAGGGAACTTGTAACTAA
- a CDS encoding tetratricopeptide repeat-containing sensor histidine kinase → MKKDLLTGGLLGLKNITYFHCHSITQVMGRIMGLLAFLLLLSPNTFSQNTDSLRVRELIKESFAVLYSDPAQANDLAKEALKISIEIDECLLIAETMNIIGIVYDVTAKYDSALAKYEEIIILSDKCGIEVMKAQIYNNMGLIFWNTGELDKAIDYYTQALEIFEKHHKKKGISSAVSNIGLLYTEKKEYTEADKFQHRALAIRKEIKDWYGVSVSYVNLANNHMGRHQLDTAKKYLHASIKIKDSLNDQRGLAINYNNLGIIAHNQNKNDSAVYFLRKGINIRRQLGEKNLEASDHFSLAYFYMNWKEFNKAYAQLDTALALAREANARGLEKKIYQRHARIDTLVGDYKSAVTNLNKYFELEQEMTSLEKEKAFDEIQTRYETEKKERALVENKVVLAEQELKVRQRTVWAAILLAALAILGISAVYIYRQQKLKQQQMAQEARLKEELAKAEVANRIQEERVRISRDLHDHIGSQLTIISSAVDNIAFSESDESKKEALYEIGDNGRNTMIQLRETIWAMNQTVIDLETLVAKTREFVSRLKLDNQKVGVELRADEEADLSPVMAINLFRVVQEAVNNAVKYADFSILNIDFEKQNGSLSVKVEDDGRGFLINDLSEKGYGLINMKERVEEFNGNLELDSIPGKGTKVKVVIPLNRSNYV, encoded by the coding sequence ATGAAAAAAGACCTCTTAACTGGAGGTCTTTTAGGTTTAAAAAACATCACGTATTTTCATTGCCATTCAATCACACAGGTTATGGGGAGAATAATGGGGTTGCTAGCATTTCTGCTTTTGCTTTCGCCAAATACATTTAGTCAAAATACGGATTCGCTTAGAGTTAGAGAGCTGATAAAAGAGTCTTTTGCGGTGCTATATTCAGATCCAGCTCAGGCCAATGACTTGGCTAAGGAGGCACTAAAAATATCCATAGAGATAGATGAATGCTTACTTATAGCCGAAACCATGAATATCATAGGGATAGTGTATGATGTTACAGCAAAGTATGACAGCGCCTTGGCTAAGTATGAAGAAATTATAATTCTATCAGATAAGTGTGGTATTGAAGTAATGAAGGCGCAGATTTACAACAACATGGGGCTCATCTTTTGGAACACGGGAGAACTTGATAAAGCTATTGATTACTATACCCAAGCACTGGAGATTTTTGAAAAGCATCATAAAAAGAAAGGAATTTCTAGTGCGGTGAGCAACATAGGCCTTCTATATACCGAAAAGAAGGAATATACAGAGGCTGACAAATTTCAACACCGTGCTTTGGCGATAAGAAAAGAAATAAAGGATTGGTATGGGGTAAGTGTATCCTATGTAAATCTTGCCAATAATCATATGGGGAGGCATCAGCTCGATACGGCAAAAAAATATCTGCATGCATCTATAAAGATTAAGGACAGCTTGAATGATCAGCGTGGTTTAGCTATCAATTATAATAACCTTGGAATCATTGCTCATAATCAGAATAAAAATGATTCAGCGGTATACTTCCTCCGAAAAGGAATAAATATAAGAAGGCAGCTTGGCGAAAAAAACCTAGAGGCTTCTGATCATTTTTCGCTAGCCTATTTTTATATGAATTGGAAGGAGTTTAATAAGGCTTATGCTCAGTTGGATACAGCTTTGGCACTTGCCAGAGAGGCAAATGCTCGAGGTTTAGAAAAGAAGATTTATCAGCGTCATGCGCGGATTGATACTTTGGTAGGTGATTACAAAAGCGCTGTGACCAATTTGAACAAATACTTTGAGTTGGAGCAAGAAATGACAAGCTTGGAAAAGGAAAAGGCTTTTGATGAAATCCAGACTAGGTACGAGACGGAAAAGAAGGAAAGAGCACTTGTTGAGAATAAAGTTGTGTTGGCTGAACAGGAATTGAAAGTTCGTCAGCGTACCGTGTGGGCGGCAATTCTGCTGGCTGCACTGGCTATTTTAGGAATTTCAGCTGTGTATATATATCGTCAACAAAAACTAAAGCAGCAGCAAATGGCGCAGGAGGCGAGACTAAAAGAGGAGCTTGCCAAAGCTGAGGTAGCCAATCGTATACAAGAAGAAAGGGTCCGCATATCACGGGATCTGCATGATCATATCGGTTCACAACTCACCATTATATCAAGCGCTGTAGATAATATTGCTTTTAGCGAAAGTGACGAAAGCAAAAAGGAAGCGCTGTATGAGATTGGTGATAATGGTAGAAATACCATGATTCAACTTCGCGAAACTATTTGGGCTATGAACCAAACGGTAATTGATCTGGAAACTTTAGTGGCAAAAACACGCGAGTTTGTATCTCGCCTTAAGTTGGATAATCAAAAAGTGGGAGTGGAGCTGCGTGCTGATGAAGAGGCAGATCTGAGCCCTGTGATGGCGATAAATCTTTTTAGGGTGGTACAGGAGGCTGTAAATAATGCCGTGAAGTATGCTGACTTTTCTATTTTGAATATCGATTTTGAAAAGCAAAATGGTAGCCTTAGCGTAAAGGTGGAGGACGATGGACGCGGATTTCTGATAAATGACCTTAGCGAAAAAGGATACGGTCTGATAAATATGAAGGAGCGTGTAGAGGAGTTTAACGGTAACTTGGAACTCGATTCTATTCCTGGAAAGGGTACTAAAGTAAAAGTGGTGATCCCGTTGAATAGGTCAAATTACGTATAG
- a CDS encoding response regulator, with translation MAIRILIAEDNSRLARTLIDKLNLFEDQLSVRGWESHGKALLQHLEVDAHVDLILMDIQMPILDGIETTRIVKQKYPQIKVIMSTVFDEENYILEAIMAGANGYLLKDERPDKLMDAINEVMDGGAPMSSSVARKALNLIRYGAKEEAVAEVDFKLTKRETEILEQLATGLNYNQIAENLFISPGTVRKHIENIYQKLHVHNKVEAVQMAIRNRLI, from the coding sequence ATGGCTATAAGAATTTTAATTGCGGAAGATAATAGTCGCCTGGCTCGAACGCTAATCGATAAGCTTAACCTGTTTGAAGATCAGCTAAGCGTGCGTGGTTGGGAGTCGCATGGCAAGGCATTACTACAACATTTGGAAGTAGATGCACATGTTGATCTTATACTTATGGACATACAAATGCCTATACTTGATGGAATAGAAACAACCCGAATAGTAAAGCAAAAGTATCCGCAAATCAAGGTGATAATGAGCACCGTGTTTGATGAAGAAAACTACATCTTAGAAGCAATTATGGCCGGAGCCAATGGTTATTTGTTGAAGGATGAACGTCCGGATAAACTTATGGACGCCATCAACGAAGTGATGGATGGTGGCGCACCGATGAGTAGTAGTGTGGCAAGAAAGGCCTTAAACCTTATTCGCTATGGCGCAAAAGAGGAAGCAGTAGCCGAAGTAGATTTCAAGCTCACCAAAAGGGAAACTGAAATACTGGAGCAACTAGCAACAGGTCTCAACTACAATCAAATTGCAGAAAATTTATTTATAAGCCCGGGCACGGTGCGGAAGCATATCGAAAATATTTACCAAAAACTCCACGTACACAATAAGGTGGAGGCCGTGCAAATGGCGATTAGGAATCGGTTGATTTAG
- a CDS encoding GatB/YqeY domain-containing protein has translation MSLSNNIAEEMKAAMRAKDKVRLETLRAIKSAILLANSEAGAGELSADDEMKILLKLAKQRKDSLAIYEEQGREDLAADERAQLAVISDFLPKQMTEDELEAYLKELFVKLNVQGPQDMGKVMGMASKELSGKADGKAISAKVKQMLS, from the coding sequence ATGAGCTTATCAAATAATATTGCTGAAGAAATGAAGGCCGCAATGCGCGCCAAAGACAAAGTGCGCCTAGAAACCTTGCGCGCCATAAAATCTGCCATTCTATTGGCCAATAGCGAAGCTGGAGCTGGTGAATTAAGCGCTGATGACGAAATGAAAATTTTGTTGAAACTTGCCAAGCAACGCAAGGATTCATTGGCCATATATGAAGAGCAAGGTCGTGAAGACTTAGCGGCTGATGAGCGTGCTCAATTAGCAGTTATTTCAGACTTCCTACCAAAACAAATGACAGAAGATGAATTGGAAGCTTACCTAAAAGAGCTTTTTGTAAAACTTAATGTACAAGGCCCACAGGACATGGGTAAAGTAATGGGCATGGCATCTAAAGAATTGTCTGGTAAAGCTGACGGAAAAGCTATTAGTGCCAAAGTAAAGCAAATGCTGAGTTAG
- the ftsZ gene encoding cell division protein FtsZ, with protein MSDQNGNDTIAFDLPKNQSSVIKVIGVGGGGSNAVNHMHGMGIRGVDFVICNTDSQALSNSPVPNKVQLGVTLTEGLGAGANPEVGQQAALESIEEVKNLLETNTKMVFITAGMGGGTGTGAAPVIAKAAKDAGILTVGICTIPFLFEGNNRKLQAEKGVEALRSSVDSLIVINNNKLREVYGNLGFKAGFSKADEVLATAARGIAEVITHHYTTNIDLRDARTVLADSGTAIMGSASASGENRASEAIRSALDSPLLNDNHIKGAKNVLLLIVSGKEEITIDEIGEINDFIQMEAGNSANIIMGIGDDEALGEEISVTIVATGFSTDQQEQVIGHRPTKVVHTLEDEQPISASVFSKPLAQEREEDNDEDFINKELAKHTAKQQKPQFQQPNLFEMDAVAEEEEIIEEPQFEAPVAPEEAPLPPSMKEEEEVVAKAPQQEVSQPVAPEPIEEPVAEEEEEPVFHIGSIEIEEEEDDDVVHFTLNEDEEEEETAPAPQAEVKETPAPQAPIAETPKEEEPKPMETPTPQREVKPIRYSLEDYMNLEQQLKSAKPGQTPASAPKPAAKVEEEKEDDSLRFEIKQVNKPEQPAPKARVEEKRVAPQRPHVAPTEYTIEESMRMKAEERRTKMKAFNYRFKNNPFGNDDADNEPAYKRQGVKIEETRYSTESNVSRFSIDDSDNGPDIKTNNSFLHDNVD; from the coding sequence ATGAGCGATCAGAACGGAAACGACACAATAGCCTTTGACCTACCGAAAAACCAATCATCGGTGATAAAAGTGATTGGTGTAGGTGGTGGTGGTAGCAATGCCGTAAATCACATGCACGGTATGGGCATACGCGGAGTAGATTTTGTGATATGCAACACTGATTCGCAGGCGCTAAGCAACAGCCCTGTACCCAATAAGGTACAACTTGGAGTAACCCTTACCGAAGGACTTGGCGCTGGTGCCAACCCTGAAGTAGGACAGCAGGCTGCTTTAGAAAGCATTGAAGAAGTAAAAAATCTTTTGGAAACCAACACCAAGATGGTTTTCATTACCGCTGGCATGGGCGGTGGTACCGGTACGGGTGCTGCTCCTGTAATTGCAAAAGCGGCAAAAGATGCAGGAATCCTTACCGTGGGAATCTGCACCATTCCATTTTTGTTTGAAGGAAACAACCGTAAGCTACAAGCTGAAAAAGGTGTTGAAGCCCTTCGTAGCAGCGTGGATTCACTTATTGTGATAAACAACAACAAGCTTAGAGAAGTATATGGAAACCTTGGTTTCAAGGCTGGTTTCTCTAAAGCAGATGAAGTATTGGCAACAGCTGCCCGTGGTATTGCCGAGGTAATTACGCATCACTACACTACCAACATTGACTTGCGCGATGCTCGCACAGTATTGGCGGATAGTGGAACGGCTATAATGGGTTCTGCTTCTGCTTCTGGTGAAAACCGTGCTTCTGAAGCTATTCGTAGCGCATTGGATTCGCCATTGCTAAATGACAATCACATAAAAGGTGCTAAAAACGTATTGCTTCTTATCGTTTCCGGTAAAGAAGAAATCACCATTGATGAGATCGGAGAAATCAACGACTTTATCCAGATGGAAGCTGGAAACAGCGCAAACATCATTATGGGTATTGGTGATGATGAAGCTCTTGGTGAAGAAATAAGTGTAACTATTGTAGCCACTGGTTTTTCTACCGACCAGCAGGAGCAGGTAATCGGCCATCGGCCCACCAAAGTAGTACACACTTTAGAAGACGAGCAGCCCATCAGTGCTTCTGTTTTTTCTAAGCCATTGGCTCAGGAAAGAGAAGAAGACAATGATGAAGATTTTATAAATAAAGAATTAGCTAAGCATACTGCAAAACAGCAAAAGCCGCAATTTCAGCAGCCCAACCTTTTTGAAATGGATGCTGTCGCTGAGGAGGAAGAAATCATTGAAGAGCCTCAATTTGAAGCTCCTGTTGCCCCGGAAGAAGCTCCCCTCCCTCCTTCTATGAAAGAGGAAGAAGAGGTAGTTGCCAAAGCACCTCAACAAGAAGTTTCGCAACCTGTGGCTCCTGAACCTATTGAAGAGCCTGTAGCTGAAGAGGAAGAAGAACCTGTTTTCCATATTGGTTCTATTGAGATTGAGGAGGAGGAAGACGATGATGTAGTTCACTTTACATTAAATGAAGATGAGGAGGAAGAGGAAACTGCTCCAGCTCCACAAGCTGAAGTAAAAGAAACACCTGCTCCTCAAGCTCCGATTGCTGAAACTCCAAAAGAAGAAGAGCCGAAACCTATGGAAACACCTACTCCGCAAAGAGAGGTGAAACCTATCCGCTATTCTCTTGAAGACTATATGAATCTTGAGCAGCAGCTAAAAAGTGCTAAGCCAGGACAAACTCCTGCTTCGGCTCCAAAGCCCGCTGCCAAAGTGGAGGAGGAAAAGGAAGACGACAGTCTTAGGTTTGAAATAAAACAGGTAAACAAGCCTGAGCAGCCCGCACCTAAGGCTAGAGTAGAAGAAAAACGCGTGGCTCCACAGCGTCCTCATGTGGCTCCTACCGAGTACACTATAGAGGAAAGTATGCGCATGAAAGCCGAAGAGCGTAGAACTAAAATGAAGGCTTTTAATTATCGTTTCAAAAACAATCCTTTTGGGAATGATGATGCGGATAATGAGCCTGCCTATAAACGCCAAGGTGTAAAAATTGAAGAAACTCGATATAGCACCGAAAGTAACGTTAGCCGCTTTAGCATCGATGATAGCGATAACGGCCCTGATATTAAAACCAATAACAGCTTTCTACATGACAATGTAGATTAA
- the ftsA gene encoding cell division protein FtsA: protein MNPDKIAVGLDIGTTKIVAMIGRKNDYGKLEILGMGKAKSLGVHRGVVTNITQTIESIKQALQEAENSSGLAIQSVVVGIAGQHIRSLQHSDYIIRQNADDVIEDKDIDNLVQNVHNLVMLPGEEIIHVLPQEYKVDGQAEIRHPKGMYGSRLEANFHIVVGQISSIKNIGRCVKSSNLTVSAITLEPLASAEAVLSQEEKEAGVVLVDIGGGTTDVAIFKDGIIRHTAVIPFGGNVITEDIKEGCSIIEKQAELLKIKFGSAWPGENKENEIVSIPGLRGREPKEISLKNLSRIIHARVVEIIEQVYLEIKNYGYDENKKKLIAGIVLTGGGAQLKHIKQLTEFVTGMDTRIGFPNEHLASESDDEYSSPSYATAVGLVLKGVVENSNLEITVIDPSKPENQQFAPDPEPETSAQAEMEEPEETSEPEETENNDSPNAADKPKKGWFDNWADKFRNFLNDDL from the coding sequence ATGAATCCTGATAAAATAGCCGTAGGGCTGGACATAGGAACCACCAAGATAGTTGCCATGATTGGTCGTAAGAACGACTATGGCAAGTTGGAAATACTGGGGATGGGCAAGGCCAAATCGCTTGGTGTGCATCGTGGTGTGGTAACGAATATTACCCAAACGATAGAATCGATAAAGCAGGCATTACAAGAAGCAGAGAACTCTTCCGGCCTTGCAATACAAAGTGTGGTGGTAGGCATTGCCGGCCAGCATATTCGCAGTTTGCAGCACAGCGATTATATCATTCGCCAAAATGCTGATGATGTAATTGAGGACAAGGATATTGACAACCTTGTGCAGAATGTGCACAATCTGGTAATGCTTCCTGGTGAAGAAATTATCCATGTGCTTCCGCAGGAATATAAAGTGGACGGACAAGCTGAAATTCGTCACCCGAAAGGAATGTACGGAAGCCGTTTAGAAGCCAATTTTCACATTGTAGTTGGGCAGATTAGCTCAATTAAAAATATTGGTCGCTGTGTAAAAAGTAGCAACCTTACTGTGAGTGCCATTACTCTTGAGCCATTAGCTTCTGCTGAAGCCGTGCTTTCGCAAGAAGAAAAAGAAGCAGGTGTAGTGCTTGTAGATATTGGTGGAGGCACTACTGATGTAGCGATTTTCAAAGACGGAATCATTCGCCATACGGCCGTTATTCCTTTTGGCGGAAACGTAATAACTGAGGATATAAAAGAAGGCTGCTCGATTATAGAAAAGCAAGCTGAGCTTTTGAAGATAAAATTTGGTTCGGCATGGCCGGGCGAAAACAAGGAGAATGAAATTGTGAGCATTCCTGGCCTTAGAGGTCGCGAGCCAAAAGAAATTTCATTGAAAAACCTAAGCCGCATAATCCACGCCCGTGTGGTGGAGATTATTGAGCAGGTTTACCTTGAGATAAAGAACTACGGTTATGATGAGAACAAGAAAAAACTCATTGCAGGAATAGTTTTAACAGGTGGAGGCGCACAGCTTAAACACATTAAGCAGCTTACAGAATTTGTAACTGGAATGGACACCCGTATAGGTTTCCCTAATGAGCATTTGGCCAGCGAGTCAGATGATGAGTACAGCTCTCCATCATACGCCACCGCAGTAGGTTTGGTATTAAAAGGCGTGGTGGAAAACAGCAATCTGGAGATTACGGTAATTGACCCAAGTAAACCGGAAAACCAACAATTTGCTCCCGACCCTGAGCCGGAAACTTCTGCGCAAGCAGAAATGGAAGAACCGGAGGAAACCTCGGAACCCGAAGAAACTGAAAACAATGATAGCCCCAATGCAGCTGACAAGCCTAAAAAAGGCTGGTTTGACAACTGGGCAGATAAGTTTCGCAATTTTTTGAATGACGATCTATAA
- a CDS encoding cell division protein FtsQ/DivIB, whose amino-acid sequence MSKAWNIAAWSLGFVLLMVMLAFSANRREDMHIADVDVHVNTDKYQYFISKEDVQKIVYAEYPNIDSLLYREININVLEERLDNHPSIRKAEVYSALDGKLRIDVTQKQPMFRVHGSAGDYYIAEAGDSMALSPNFSAKVPLVTGAISAENEKQLFDFFVKFQQDEFYKNFFEGVQVEENGEWILYPKPGRHHVLLGTPDDVESKLNKLRAFYKSVVDKKNIDQIKTLNLAYDGQVICTKY is encoded by the coding sequence ATGAGCAAAGCCTGGAACATAGCGGCCTGGTCATTGGGTTTTGTTTTACTCATGGTGATGCTGGCCTTTAGTGCAAATCGTAGAGAGGATATGCACATCGCAGATGTTGACGTACACGTGAATACCGATAAGTATCAATACTTTATCAGCAAAGAGGATGTGCAAAAAATCGTGTATGCTGAATACCCGAATATTGATAGTCTTTTATACAGAGAAATTAACATTAATGTGTTAGAAGAAAGACTTGATAATCACCCTTCTATACGTAAAGCGGAAGTATATTCGGCACTAGATGGTAAGTTGCGGATAGATGTAACCCAAAAGCAGCCCATGTTTCGTGTACATGGTTCAGCCGGAGATTATTACATAGCCGAAGCCGGAGATAGCATGGCGCTCTCTCCAAACTTTTCTGCTAAAGTTCCGCTGGTAACGGGCGCTATATCTGCCGAAAATGAGAAACAGCTCTTTGACTTTTTTGTGAAATTTCAGCAAGATGAGTTTTATAAAAACTTTTTTGAGGGGGTGCAAGTAGAAGAAAATGGAGAGTGGATTTTATACCCAAAGCCAGGTCGCCATCATGTGCTACTAGGCACGCCTGATGATGTGGAGAGCAAGCTGAATAAACTTCGCGCGTTTTATAAAAGCGTAGTTGACAAAAAAAATATAGACCAGATAAAAACATTGAACCTAGCCTATGATGGTCAGGTGATTTGTACCAAATATTAA
- the murC gene encoding UDP-N-acetylmuramate--L-alanine ligase: MLDKKNIYMIGIGGIGMSALARYFVSIGKNVAGYDRTQTPLCEALENEGIAIHYEDNLNKIDKTFKDPETTTVVYTPAIPDDMGELNYFRDNGFELIKRALALGQISAATTCLAVAGTHGKTTTSALLAHLFKQGGQNIAAFLGGIASNYQSNFLAPSDSDILVAEADEYDRSFLQLKPAGAIITSVDSDHLDIYGNPEELKATFAKFRDCVTETAIVHKDTGLSGITYGIETDADYCGKNVRVENHNYVFDIQLPDGTIIEEIHSGLPGRHNVENAIGAAALALNFGLSAEDVKAGIASFKGVRRRFEYHIKRDELVYIDDYAHHPAEINALVSSVRELYPNKRISGIFQPHLFTRTRDFEEGFIEALSKLDELVLMDIYPAREKPIPGINSSALFSKINIDNKHHLSTPEILTHFANNKPEIILTIGAGDIDKLINPLKMKLSQ, from the coding sequence ATGCTCGATAAAAAGAACATCTATATGATAGGTATTGGCGGCATTGGCATGAGTGCCTTGGCCCGCTACTTTGTGAGCATTGGTAAAAATGTGGCTGGCTACGACCGCACCCAAACTCCGCTTTGCGAAGCTTTGGAAAACGAAGGCATCGCCATCCACTATGAGGATAACCTCAACAAAATAGATAAGACTTTTAAAGATCCCGAAACCACAACTGTAGTTTACACTCCCGCCATTCCTGATGACATGGGTGAGTTGAATTACTTTAGAGATAATGGTTTTGAACTTATAAAACGAGCACTGGCTTTAGGTCAAATAAGTGCCGCAACCACCTGCCTGGCTGTAGCCGGAACCCACGGAAAAACAACAACCTCTGCACTGCTTGCTCATCTTTTTAAACAAGGCGGCCAAAACATTGCAGCTTTCCTTGGCGGAATTGCTTCCAATTACCAAAGCAACTTTCTGGCCCCAAGCGATAGCGACATTTTAGTAGCTGAAGCGGATGAATACGACCGCAGCTTTTTACAGCTAAAACCAGCCGGAGCTATCATCACTTCCGTAGATTCTGATCATTTAGACATTTATGGCAACCCGGAAGAACTGAAAGCCACCTTTGCAAAGTTCAGAGATTGTGTAACCGAAACGGCTATTGTTCATAAAGATACAGGCCTTAGCGGAATCACCTATGGAATAGAAACTGATGCGGATTACTGTGGCAAAAATGTAAGGGTGGAAAATCACAATTACGTTTTTGACATTCAACTTCCTGATGGGACAATTATAGAAGAAATTCACAGTGGCCTGCCCGGCAGACACAATGTGGAAAATGCAATTGGCGCAGCAGCTTTAGCTTTAAACTTTGGCCTTTCGGCAGAAGATGTAAAAGCAGGCATAGCAAGTTTTAAAGGTGTTCGCAGAAGATTCGAATATCACATTAAACGTGATGAACTGGTTTATATCGATGACTATGCTCATCATCCCGCAGAGATAAATGCTTTGGTAAGTTCTGTAAGAGAACTGTATCCAAACAAACGAATAAGTGGCATTTTTCAACCTCATCTATTCACCAGAACACGTGATTTTGAAGAAGGCTTTATTGAGGCGCTTTCAAAATTGGACGAATTGGTTTTGATGGACATTTATCCGGCCCGCGAAAAACCAATTCCAGGAATCAACAGTTCGGCTTTGTTTTCAAAAATCAATATTGATAACAAACACCATTTATCCACACCGGAGATATTGACACATTTTGCCAATAATAAACCTGAAATAATCTTAACGATTGGTGCTGGTGATATTGACAAACTTATTAATCCATTAAAAATGAAACTTTCACAATGA
- the murG gene encoding undecaprenyldiphospho-muramoylpentapeptide beta-N-acetylglucosaminyltransferase, with product MPKYKFMISGGGTGGHIFPAIAIADTLKEMHPNSEFLFVGASDRMEMERVPQAGYKIEGLWISGIQRKLTASNLMFPFKLFSSITKCKRLIRKFKPDAVIGTGGFASGPLLYVAANKKITTLIQEQNSLPGITNKILAPKVNSICVAYDKMERFFPKDKILLTGNPIRGTVKNINSDRNAAISKFNLNPTRPTLLVLGGSLGARRINELIGNNLDALLAKGINILWQTGKLYSEKLQEQFGARQNDQLQIMPFIKNMEDAYTADIIISRAGAGTISELAVAQKATMLIPSPNVAEDHQTKNANALAEKGAALLFRESGTNDEFLNEVDKLIAQKSQLETNIKQFALPDAAKHIAEEVLKLVEKNAR from the coding sequence ATGCCTAAGTACAAATTCATGATAAGCGGAGGTGGCACCGGAGGACACATCTTCCCGGCTATTGCTATTGCCGACACCCTGAAAGAAATGCACCCGAACTCGGAGTTTCTATTTGTGGGCGCTAGTGACCGTATGGAAATGGAACGCGTACCGCAGGCCGGTTACAAAATTGAAGGGCTCTGGATTAGCGGGATTCAGCGCAAGCTTACTGCTTCCAACCTCATGTTCCCTTTTAAGCTCTTTAGCAGCATTACCAAATGCAAAAGACTCATTAGAAAATTCAAGCCCGATGCTGTGATAGGCACTGGAGGCTTTGCCAGCGGACCACTTTTATATGTGGCCGCCAATAAAAAAATTACCACGCTTATTCAGGAGCAAAACAGCCTACCGGGAATTACCAACAAAATATTGGCCCCCAAGGTGAATTCCATTTGTGTGGCTTATGATAAAATGGAGCGTTTTTTCCCCAAGGATAAAATTCTGCTCACAGGAAATCCGATACGAGGAACTGTAAAAAATATTAATAGCGACCGAAACGCTGCCATCTCAAAATTCAACCTCAACCCCACTCGACCCACACTGCTGGTATTGGGCGGAAGTTTAGGCGCAAGACGAATTAATGAGTTGATAGGAAATAACCTTGATGCGCTATTAGCTAAGGGCATCAACATTTTGTGGCAAACAGGAAAGTTATATTCTGAAAAGCTGCAAGAGCAATTTGGAGCTAGGCAAAATGACCAGCTGCAAATAATGCCTTTTATAAAAAACATGGAAGACGCCTACACCGCTGATATTATTATTAGTCGTGCTGGTGCAGGAACTATTTCTGAGTTGGCGGTAGCTCAAAAAGCTACCATGCTGATTCCTTCGCCAAATGTGGCCGAAGACCATCAAACCAAAAATGCCAATGCCCTTGCTGAAAAAGGCGCGGCTTTACTTTTCCGCGAAAGCGGTACCAATGATGAATTCCTTAATGAAGTAGATAAACTCATAGCTCAAAAAAGCCAGCTGGAGACAAACATAAAGCAGTTTGCTTTGCCCGATGCGGCCAAGCATATTGCTGAAGAAGTATTAAAATTAGTGGAGAAGAATGCTCGATAA